Proteins from one Xiphophorus hellerii strain 12219 chromosome 8, Xiphophorus_hellerii-4.1, whole genome shotgun sequence genomic window:
- the LOC116724498 gene encoding protein NLRC3-like, translated as MDQCEDREEGVPPSKTTLCGEDESQSKGQRIHQRLKPKPEPSCVSFKSDRSKDDFLDFKSPGSPPSARVDQQSSVVPSGPSAQQHQTQLDSILMLLEENIVTFVKNELKKIQKVLSPDYPELSESQKEDKVLEGEEEEQRSSREAVMKITLNFLRRMKQEELADRLQKQIAAVCQHQLKSGLKKKFQSVFEGIAKAGSPTLLNQIYTELYLTEGGTGEVNDEHEVRQIETASRKPHRPETTIRQEDIFKVPPEKDQPIRTMMTKGVAGIGKTVLTQKFTLDWAEDKAHQNIQFIFPFTFRELNVLKEKKFSLVELVHHFFSETKEICSFEQFQVLFIFDGLDESRLPLDFHNKEILTDATESTSVDVLLTNLIRGKLLPSALLWITTRPAAANQIPPQCVGMVTEVRGFNDPQKEEYFRKRFRDEKQASRIISHMKTSRSLHIMCHIPVFCWIIATVLEDMLETRERRELPSTLTEMYIHFLVVQIKVKKVKYDGGAETDPHWSPESRKMIESLGKLAFDQLQKGNLIFYESDLKECGIDIRAASMYSGVFTQIFKEERGLYQDKVFCFVHLSVQEFLAALHVHLTFINSGVNLMEETQTSRKFLLFNKPKIISLHQRAVNQALQSPNGHLDLFLRFLLGISLQTNQRLLHGLLTQTGSSTETNQETVQYIKETISKNVSAEKSINLFHCLNELNDRSLVEEIQQSLSSGRLSTDKLSSAQWSALGFILVSSGKYLDVFDLKKYYASEEVLLRLLPVVKASNKAL; from the exons atggatcagtgtgaggacagagaggagggagtccctccctctaaaaccactctgtgtggggaagatgagagccagagcaaaggtcagag gatccatcagagactcaaaccgaaaccagaacccagctgtgtgtcctttaagagcGACCGGTCAAAGGATGATTTTcttgactttaaatctcctggatctccaccatcagcGAG agtggaccagcagagctcagtGGTTCCCAGTGGTCCATCTGCccagcagcatcaaacacagctggactccatattGATG ctgctggaggaaaacattgtcacttttgtgaagaatgagctgaagaagatccagaaggttctgagtCCAGATTACCCAGAACTTTCAGAGAGTCAGAAAGAGGATAAGGTGTTGGAAGGTGAGGAAGAAGaacagaggagcagcagagaggcagtgatgaagatcacactgaactttctgaggaggatgaagcaggaggagctggctgatcgtctgcaga aacagattgctgctgtttgtcaacatcaacttaaatctggtctgaagaagaagttccagtctgtgtttgagggaattgctaaagcaggaagtccaacccttctgaaccagatctacacagagctctacctcacagagggagggactggagaggtcaatgatgaacatgaggtcagacagattgaaacagcatccaggaaaccacacagaccagaaacaacaatcagacaagaagacatctttaaagtcccacctgaaaaagatcaaccaatcagaacaatgatgacaaagggagtggctggcattgggaaaacagtcttaacacagaagttcactctggactgggctgaagacaaagcccaccagaacatccagttcatatttccattcactttcagagagctgaatgtgctgaaagagaaaaagttcagcttggtggaacttgttcatcatttctttagtgaaaccaaagaaatctgcagctttgaacagtttcaggttctgttcatctttgatggtctggatgaaagtcgacttcctctggacttccacaacaaggagatcctgactgatgctacagagtccacctcagtggacgtTCTGCTGACTAACCTGATaagggggaaactgcttccctctgctctcctctggataaccacacgacctgcagcagccaatcagatccctcctcagtgtgttggcatggtaacagaggtcagagggttcaatgacccacagaaggaggagtacttcaggaagagattcagagatgagaaacaggccagcaggatcatctcccacatgaagacatcacgaagcctccacatcatgtgccacatcccagtcttctgctggatcattgctacagttctggaggatatgttggagaccagagagagaagagagcTGCCCAGCACCCTGACTGAaatgtacatccacttcctggtggttcagatcaaagtgaagaaggtcaagtatgatggaggagctgaaacagatccacactggagtccagagagcaggaagatgattgagtctttgggaaaactggcttttgatcagctgcagaaaggaaacctgatcttctatgaatcagacctgaaagagtgtggcatcgatatcagagcagcctcaatgtactcaggagtgttcacacagatctttaaagaggagagaggtctgtaccaggacaaggtgttctgctttgtccatctgagtgttcaggagtttctggctgctcttcatgttcatttgaccttcatcaactctggagtcaacctgatggaagaaacacaaacatctaggaagtttttattatttaataaacctaaaataatttctctccatcagagagctgttaaccaggccttacagagtccaaatggacacctggacttgttcctccgcttcctcctgggaatttcactgcagaccaatcagagactcctaCATGGTCTGTTGActcagacaggaagtagcacagagaccaatcaggaaacagttcaATACATAAAGGAGACGATCAGTAAGAATgtatctgcagagaaaagcatcaatctgttccactgtctgaatgaactgaatgatcgttctctagtggaggagatccaacagtctctgagttcaggacgtctctccacagataaactgtcttctgctcagtggtcagctctgggtttcatcttagtgtcatcaggaaaaTATCTGGATGtatttgacctgaagaaatactatgcttcagaggaggttcttctgaggctgctgccagtggttaaagcctccaacaaagctctgtaa
- the LOC116724500 gene encoding protein NLRC3-like: MDQCEDREEGVPPSKTTLCGEDESQSKGQRIHQRLKPKPEPSCVSFKSDRSKDDFLDFKSPGSPPSARVDQQSSVVPSGPSAQQHQTQLDSILMLLEENIVTFVKNELKKIQKVLSPDYPELSESQKEDKVLEGEEEEQRSSREAVMKITLNFLRRMKQEELADRLQKQIAAVCQHQLKSGLKKKFQSVFEGIAKAGSPTLLNQIYTELYLTEGGTGEVNDEHEVRQIETASRKPHRPETTIRQEDIFKVPPEKDQPIRTMMTKGVAGIGKTVLTQKFTLDWAEDKAHQNIQFIFPFTFRELNVLKEKKFSLVELVHHFFSETKEICSFEQFQVLFIFDGLDESRLPLDFHNKEILTDATESTSVDVLLTNLIRGKLLPSALLWITTRPAAANQIPPQCVGMVTEVRGFNDPQKEEYFRKRFRDEKQASRIISHMKTSRSLHIMCHIPVFCWIIATVLEDMLETRERRELPSTLTEMYIHFLVVQIKVKKVKYDGGAETDPHWSPESRKMIESLGKLAFDQLQKGNLIFYESDLKECGIDIRAASMYSGVFTQIFKEERGLYQDKVFCFVHLSVQEFLAALHVHLTFINSGVNLMEETQTSRKFLLFNKPKIISLHQRAVNQALQSPNGHLDLFLRFLLGISLQTNQRLLHGLLTQTGSSTETNQETVQYIKETISKNVSAEKSINLFHCLNELNDRSLVEEIQQSLSSGRLSTDKLSSAQWSALGFILVSSGKYLDVFDLKKYYASEEVLLRLLPVVKASNKAL, translated from the exons atggatcagtgtgaggacagagaggagggagtccctccctctaaaaccactctgtgtggggaagatgagagccagagcaaaggtcagag gatccatcagagactcaaaccgaaaccagaacccagctgtgtgtcctttaagagcGACCGGTCAAAGGATGATTTTcttgactttaaatctcctggatctccaccatcagcGAG agtggaccagcagagctcagtGGTTCCCAGTGGTCCATCTGCccagcagcatcaaacacagctggactccatattGATG ctgctggaggaaaacattgtcacttttgtgaagaatgagctgaagaagatccagaaggttctgagtCCAGATTACCCAGAACTTTCAGAGAGTCAGAAAGAGGATAAGGTGTTGGAAGGTGAGGAAGAAGaacagaggagcagcagagaggcagtgatgaagatcacactgaactttctgaggaggatgaagcaggaggagctggctgatcgtctgcaga aacagattgctgctgtttgtcaacatcaacttaaatctggtctgaagaagaagttccagtctgtgtttgagggaattgctaaagcaggaagtccaacccttctgaaccagatctacacagagctctacctcacagagggagggactggagaggtcaatgatgaacatgaggtcagacagattgaaacagcatccaggaaaccacacagaccagaaacaacaatcagacaagaagacatctttaaagtcccacctgaaaaagatcaaccaatcagaacaatgatgacaaagggagtggctggcattgggaaaacagtcttaacacagaagttcactctggactgggctgaagacaaagcccaccagaacatccagttcatatttccattcactttcagagagctgaatgtgctgaaagagaaaaagttcagcttggtggaacttgttcatcatttctttagtgaaaccaaagaaatctgcagctttgaacagtttcaggttctgttcatctttgatggtctggatgaaagtcgacttcctctggacttccacaacaaggagatcctgactgatgctacagagtccacctcagtggacgtTCTGCTGACTAACCTGATaagggggaaactgcttccctctgctctcctctggataaccacacgacctgcagcagccaatcagatccctcctcagtgtgttggcatggtaacagaggtcagagggttcaatgacccacagaaggaggagtacttcaggaagagattcagagatgagaaacaggccagcaggatcatctcccacatgaagacatcacgaagcctccacatcatgtgccacatcccagtcttctgctggatcattgctacagttctggaggatatgttggagaccagagagagaagagagcTGCCCAGCACCCTGACTGAaatgtacatccacttcctggtggttcagatcaaagtgaagaaggtcaagtatgatggaggagctgaaacagatccacactggagtccagagagcaggaagatgattgagtctttgggaaaactggcttttgatcagctgcagaaaggaaacctgatcttctatgaatcagacctgaaagagtgtggcatcgatatcagagcagcctcaatgtactcaggagtgttcacacagatctttaaagaggagagaggtctgtaccaggacaaggtgttctgctttgtccatctgagtgttcaggagtttctggctgctcttcatgttcatttgaccttcatcaactctggagtcaacctgatggaagaaacacaaacatctaggaagtttttattatttaataaacctaaaataatttctctccatcagagagctgttaaccaggccttacagagtccaaatggacacctggacttgttcctccgcttcctcctgggaatttcactgcagaccaatcagagactcctaCATGGTCTGTTGActcagacaggaagtagcacagagaccaatcaggaaacagttcaATACATAAAGGAGACGATCAGTAAGAATgtatctgcagagaaaagcatcaatctgttccactgtctgaatgaactgaatgatcgttct